Below is a window of Ruegeria sp. THAF33 DNA.
TTCTCAGCGGTGGAACGATATTTCTGGATTCCAATTCAGGTTTGATCCGCCCTGATGAGGGCACGGCAACTTTTGTCGGCGACGTGGTGATTACCACTGCCGACGGGCTTCAAGTCACGACTGACCTGCTCAACACGTCGCTGGACGAAATCCGGGGCGACACGCCGGGGCGGGTGAACGGAACCGGGCCGATCGGCAATTTTTCCGCCGGACGCATGACCTTTGGGACTGAAAAAAAGGACGGACCGGTCCATATTGTTTTTACAGACGGCGTGAAGCTGGTATACGAGCCTGAAAAAGCAGAAAGATAACCTGTGTTCGATTTTCGTTTTGTTCCTTTGTGCCTTGCTCTGTTTGCAGGTGCCGTAACCGCGACTGCGCAGGAGGCGCAGGTGGCTTTTGGTTCTGCAAATGCCGACCCGAGCCTTCCGGTCGAGGTCACATCCGAAATATTGAACGTCAACCAGGAGGACGGTTCTGCCGAATTCCTCGGAAATGTCGTCGTCATTCAGGGCGAAATGCGGCTGACCGCTGAACGGGTTCTCGTGATCTACAACGAGGAACGCTCGGCGATTGAACGGATGGAAGCCACCGAGAATGTTGTTCTGGTCAGCCCGCCGGATGCGGCAGAGGGCGATTGGGCGGAATACACGATAGATTCCGGTGTGATCGTCATGAAAGGCAATGTCCTGCTGACGCAAGGCCCCAGCATCATCAGCGGCGATCAGATGAACGCCAATCTGACAACGGGCACAGCGACCATGACCGGGCGCGTCAAGACGATCCTTCAGCAGGGAAACAACTGATGGCGCGACCCGACCTGTCAGTGGCCGAAGGCAATTCCGGGCTGCGCATCGAGAAACTGCGGAAATCCTACCGTAAGAAAACGGTGATCCGCGATGTATCGATGACACTGGACCGGTCCGAAGTCGTTGCCCTGTTGGGACCCAACGGGTCGGGTAAGACCACGACCTTTTATTCCGTGGCGGGGCTTGTTTTCCCAGAGGCCGGCAAAGTCACGATTGACGGCCAGAATGTTACGACGTTGCCGATGTACCGGCGTGCGCGGATGGGCATCGGTTACCTGCCGCAGGAGATGTCGATCTTTCGCGGCATGAGCGTCGAAGACAATATCGCCGCGGTGCTGGATATCACGGTTCCTCATGCTCACAGGCGGAAAGAACGGCTGGAAGAGCTGTTGTCGGATTTCTCGATCGAACATCTGCGCCGCGCGCCTGCTCTTGCCCTTTCCGGCGGTGAGCGCCGCCGCGTTGAGATAGCGCGATGTTTGGCCGCAGACCCGAAATATCTTTTGTTGGACGAACCATTTGCGGGTGTTGACCCGATCAGCGTCGGCGATATCCGGCATCTGGTTGCCGACCTAAAAAAACGGGGGATCGGTGTTCTGATCACCGACCATAACGTGCGGGAAACGCTGGAAATTGTCGACCGGGCCTATATCCTGCATGACGGGCAGGTTCTGATGTCGGGCACACCAGACGAGGTCGTCGAGAACGAGAATGTCCGCCGTGTCTATCTTGGCGAAAACTTCCGTATTTCATAGGCTTGTTATGGTCTGCGTCGGATGCATGGCGGAAATCGCGTATATACACACCTGTTTTGATTGACTCTTCCCTCGTCTCTTGCCTCAATTGTCCCATGGCATTTACCCGGTTCCAGTCTGGAGATCGTTGTCCCTTCGTTGAAGGGCTGGAGTTAAGACAACCGCGGAAAGTGTCTCGACCCCCCACCCGATAAAAACAAGTTCGTCGCGTAACGTGACGTCAGAATGGGTGTGAATTGTGAAGGAGATCACATGCGTTACCAAATCAGCGGAAAACAGATCGACATCGGTGCGGCGCTTCAGACTCACGTGCAGACCGAATTGGGCGAGGTTGTGGGTAAATATGCCCAGCGGCCTACCGATGCCAACGTCGTCTTTTCCCGTTCAGCGCATGAATATGTATGCGAAACAACAGTGCACCTGTCCACCGGGCTGACCGCTCAGGCCAAGGCGCATGCAACCGAAATTTATGCGGCGTTCGAGGCATGCTGCGACAAAATGGAAACACAACTGCGGCGCTATAAGCGTCGTTTGAAGGACCACCACAAGGATCGGTCCGAGCCGGTTGAACTCTTTGGAGCGTCCTCTTATATCCTCGCTTCTGATGAATCGGACGCGGCCGATGAACCCGAATCGCTGCAGCCCATGATTGTGGCTGAGATGGAAACAAAAATCCCATCTTTGAGCGTTGGTGAAGCCGTGATGCAAATGGAACTTGCCGGTGCCCCGGTGCTGGTGTTCAGAAATGAGAACAAGGATGGATTGAACGTCGTGTATCGTCGCGAAGACGGTAACATCGGCTGGATTGATCCTTAACAGGCAAGGATACGGGGCCGCACCCGCCGACGCGGGTGCCGTGCCTATGGAGCGTGATCATGGAGCTTTCGAGCATACTGAAGCCCGAAGCAGTACGTGTACTATCCGCCGCTTCCAGCAAGAAGCGGTTGTTTCAGGAAATCGGCGATGTCGCAGCCGCCAATCTGGGCCTCGATTCTCAGGCCGTCGTCGACTGTCTGCTCGAACGGGAAAGCCTTGGCCCGACGGGCGTGGGGCATGGCGTTGCGCTTCCGCACGCGCGGTTGCCCGAGCTTGATTCGGTTTCGGGCGTATTCGTCATGCTGGAAAAGCCCATCGACTTTGGATCGGTTGACCGTCAACCCGTGGACATTGCCTTTGCACTTTTTGCGCCGGAAGAGGCCGGCGTCGATCATCTCAAGGCGCTGGCCCTTGTGTCACGCACGCTGAGGGACACCTCGGTGTGCACCAAGCTTCGGGCGAACCCCGATCCGGTCAAGCTTTATGCGATCCTGACCGAAGCGCAGTCCATGCAAGCAGCGTAATCAGAAAAAAAGCCCCCGGATTTCGGGGGCTTTTTTGTGTGTACGGTGATCGGGGTCAGCCGCCGGTTCCCATTTCCAGCGTCCACCAGATTTTCCCGCCTTTTTCCTGATGCCAGGCGAACCCCATCTGCGTGGCCTTGGGGTCCATGATCACGGCGCGCGGTCCGGGTTCCTGCATCCAAGCGGCAAGGGTTTCGGTTTCGGTTTCGTAGGTCTCGGAAATTGCTTCACCGAGGAACGTGCCGAAATATCCGACCCGTGCAGCCCGATCGATCGGAGAGGAGCCGTCGGACCCGAAGTGCCAGGGCCGGTTCTGTCTGGCCATGTCCTTGGAATGGGTCGCCGCTGCTGCGTTCAGCTGCGAGTTCAGCTGGACAGGCTGCAATCCTTGGGCCTGACGCAGGGCATTGACCGAATCAACCATACGGAACTGCAACTTTTCCGGGTTGCCGCGAATTTTGTAGACCGTGGGCAGCGGGCGACCGTCTGCACCGATGGTCGTGGTGCCGGTGTCTGTACATGCCGCCAGCGCGACAAAGCAAATCAAGAGTAAAGAAACGATACGCGTCATGATCGACCTGGTTATTGTGTCATTACAGGGCATAGCGCGCCTGACAGCTCTGAGCAAACGCGCAATAGCCTAAACTTGCGTGATTCTGCCGGTTTGATTTGCGACTGAAGCATTCTGGCAATAGAATGTCACGGATTTCAGACCTCACTTGAACACAGGACCCGTTGTCATGGTCAAAAAGCGCATTCAAACGTCCACACGCAGGGGTTTTCTGGCTGGGGCCACCGCGACGCTGGCAACCCCCGCACTGGCGCAGTACATCCCCGGTGATCCGCTGCGTCCTGCACCCGAACCCGAGCCTTCGGTGCGCCGCAACGTATCGGGTTTCCGGGCGCTGGATTGGCAGCCGTACTTTTCGAACACCAGAAACGGTGCCATTCTGGTCGATACCGTGTCGCGCGCGCTGCACTATTGGTCAGATGATCAAAGTATATACAAACTCTACCCTTCATCGGTTCCCCTGACCGAGGAACTGACCCGCCGGGGGCGTACCAGCGTAATCAGAAAGGTTGAAGGGCCCAGCTGGTCTCCGACACCGTCCATGAAAAAGCGAAACCCGGAATGGCCTGACTATATCCCTCCGGGGCCGGATAACCCGCTGGGAACACATGCTTTATACCTGAGTTGGAAGTACTATCGCATTCACGGAACGCACGATACGCGAAAAATCGGACGCCGGTCGTCGAATGGCTGTATCGGTCTGTTCAACGAAGACATTGCCGAGCTGTTCTCGATGGCGAAGGTCGGCACGCAAGTGTTGCTAATTTGACGACATTTTCGTGTGGGAACCCGCTTAGCGGTCAAGTTGCAATTGCATTCCAGCGTCAATGCTGATTAGAAAAAACCACGAGGTAAGTCTTAGATGTGTGGTTCCGGGCATTGGAACTGCGCAAATTCTGGAGGTTAATATGAAGAAACTCGTTCTCGCTGCTGCACTGACTGCTGCTGCTTCGACCGCTTATGCTGGTAACCTGGAAGAGCCGGTTGTTGAAGCACCTGTTGTTGTAGAAGAAACTCAGGGTTCGTCGCAGGGCATCCTGCTGCCGCTGATCCTGCTGGTCGTTGTTGCTGCTGCTGTTGCTGCAAGCTAATCCGACACGGAATTCATGAAAAAGGCGGTGGAGCAATCCACCGCCTTTTTTATTTTCCCAAGGCTGTGCAGGTCAGTCCAGCCAGCCGCGCAAGTTTTCTTCGATCACTGTGCCCAATGCAGCTATGTGCGCCGCATCGTCATTGAGACATGGAATATAGGTGAAGGTTTCGCCGCCCGCTTCTTCGAAGCTCTCCTTGATCTCTTCGTTGATCTCTTCCAGCGTTTCGATGCAGTCGGCCGAGAAAGCCGGCGCGATGACCGCTATGTTCTTTTTGCCCTGTTTGGCCAAATCCGCCACATGATCCACTGTATAGGGTTTCAGCCATTCCTCGGGGCCGAATCGCGACTGGAACGTTGAAACCAGTTGATCGTCAGACCATCCCAGCCGTTCCTTCAGCAGCCGTGTCGTCTTGGCGCACTGGCAATGATAGGGGTCACCCTGTTGCAGATACCGTTCCGGCATCCCGTGATACGAGCAGACCAGAATATCGGGTTTTGTCTCCGCCGCTGCATAAGCACGTTCAACGGATTGCGCCAGAGCGTCGATATAGGCGGGTTGGTCGAAATAGGCCGGTACGGTTCGCGTGGCAGGCTGCCAGGCCTCATCCATCAGTGCACGAAAGAACTGGTCATTGGCGGTGGCCGTGGTTGCGCCCGCGTATTGTGGGTAAAGCGGGAAAAACAGAATACGGTCACAGCCCGCGGCAACCATCTCGCGCACTTTGGACTTTGTTGACGGGTTGCCGTAGCGCATGCAGAAATCGACCATCACCTGATCCCCGTACCGATCCTGCATCGCATCGCGCAGCTTGGCAGTCTGGTCCTTGGTGATCGTCATCAGCGGGCTTTCGCCCTTTTCATGGTTCCAGATCGATTTATAGGCTTCACCCGAACTGAATGGCCGTTTGCTGAGGATGATCCCCTGAAGAATCGGTTGCCATTTCCATTTCGGATAGTCGATGACCCGCTGATCCGACAGAAACTCGTTCAGATAGCGACGCATCGGCCAATAGGTGTAATTGTCCGGTGTGCCCAGATTGGCCAGCAAAATGCCAACACGGCCCATCTTGACCTTGGGATGGTCGGCAGGGGCATGAGCGGGACGGGTGGCATCAAACATTTGAGCATTCCTGAGTTTTCGTGTTCCGACCTGAGATAAAGGGATTTGGTTGCGCGTCAATCCGGCAGTTTGCCCTCTTTCGTGCGCAGGGCATCTGCCAGGCGCATTTGGGCTGAACCCGGGCGCAGCGGCTTTGGTTGGCTGTCATCGGGGGACCAACCGGTCAGGCAAATCAGTTCGAAGGTTGCGGTAAGACGGCCTGTTCCCGTCGAAAAGTGATCCGAATAGACGCGCTGTGCGGCTTCGAACACTCTGCGTCGGGTCGGGCATTTCAACCGGGCAGCCAGAGCGTTGGTCTCACCCATATCCCTCAGATCATGCATCAGGTGCCAGATATCGCGGTATTCTGCCGTCAGCGGTACGGCATCGGCCACTGGCAATGCCAGACCGGCCCGTTGCAGCAACCCACCCAGATCGCGCAGTTCGGCCATGGGGGCGATGCGGGGGCTGAGCCCGCCCGTGACTTCGATTTCGGCCTGACCCAGTGCGGCGCGCAATTCGTGAAGGGTTTCACCCCCAAGGCATAGAACAAGAACCAGCCCATCCGGTTTCAAAGCTCTTTTGCATTGGATCAACTGGCCGACCGGGTCATTGGCGCAGTGCAGCGCCATCGCATGAACTATCAGATCATGCGCACCGGGTTGCAGCGACAGCACATCGTCATCCGCGACAATGGCGGCATCCGGAAAAATGTCCGCCCAAAGCTGTGGGAAAGGGGTCACAACCGCAGGTGCCGTAAAGGCTCTGTTAACCATGGAGAGCCGATCCTGAACCTCATCAATGGCGGCGCGGTGCAAGAACAGGGCGTCGTCCTTCGCGCGGGCGCGATGATGCAGAATGGCGTTACGGTCGAAAAGAGAGGGTGCGGTGGGCTCGGGCAGTTTCATAGGTCGCAAGTATCGCATTGCGCAGCGGATTCAAACTGCCCTTGCACTGATCTACCCGCCGCGTTGCATGGGCTGCGGAGAGCTGACGGAATCCGATTTCGGCCTGTGTGGGGCGTGTTGGCGGGATACGCCGTTCATCGGTGGCACGGTTTGCGAAAGCTGTGGTGTGCCCGTGATCGGAAGTGCAGACAGGTTCCGGACCGAGTGCGACGATTGTCTGAAAACCCCTCCGCGCTGGAACGCGGGCCGCGCTGCGCTGATGTATGATGGGAAGGCGCGGTCACTTGTTCTGGCCTTGAAACATGGTGACCGGACTGAACTGGCCCGCCCCGCTGCGCGTTGGATGGCGCAGGCCGGGCGCGAGCTGTTGCGTCCCGGGATGGTGATTGCTCCGGTGCCGTTGCATTGGTCACGCCTGCTGAAACGGCGATACAATCAGTCTGCGCTGCTGGCACGCAACCTGGGGCGAGAAACCGGGTTGGACTGCGTGCCAGATCTGCTGGTGCGCAAACGGAGGACCCCGGTGATGGACGGAAAGACCGCGCGGGAAAGGGGCGAAGCCTTGGCAGGCGCAATTGACGTCCACCCAAGGCGGGCACTGCATTTGAAGGGGCGCGATGTCCTGCTGGTGGATGACGTGATGACATCCGGCGCGACGCTGGCGGCGTGCACTCGTGCGTGTCAGGCCGCAGGGGCAAATCATATTTTCGTGTTGGCACTGGCGCGCGTTGCCAAGGATGCCTAATTCGCCCAAGATCGCACGAAACCCAAAGGGACCGGAACATGAAGCCCGTAGAAATCTATACCTCGCCGCTCTGTGGTTTTTGCCACGCGGCCAAACGTCTGCTGAAGCAGAAAGGCGTTGAGTTCAAGGAAGTTGACATTCTGATGCACCCCAAACGCAAGCCCGAGATGATCCAGCGTGCAGGTGGCAAACGCACCGTGCCTCAGATTTTCATCGGGACACAGCATGTGGGCGGCTGCGACGACCTTTACGAGCTGGAGCGGCAAGGCAAGCTTGACCGTCTGCTTGCGGCCTGATGAAGACCGCGCTGCTGCAAATCACCTCGTCGGATGATCCGGTCGAAAACCTGGACATGGTGCGCGCCATGGCGGCCGACGCGGCAGGGCAGGGCGCGCGGTTTATCCTGACGCCAGAGGTCACGAATTGCGTGTCAAACAG
It encodes the following:
- the lptB gene encoding LPS export ABC transporter ATP-binding protein, which encodes MARPDLSVAEGNSGLRIEKLRKSYRKKTVIRDVSMTLDRSEVVALLGPNGSGKTTTFYSVAGLVFPEAGKVTIDGQNVTTLPMYRRARMGIGYLPQEMSIFRGMSVEDNIAAVLDITVPHAHRRKERLEELLSDFSIEHLRRAPALALSGGERRRVEIARCLAADPKYLLLDEPFAGVDPISVGDIRHLVADLKKRGIGVLITDHNVRETLEIVDRAYILHDGQVLMSGTPDEVVENENVRRVYLGENFRIS
- the ptsN gene encoding PTS IIA-like nitrogen regulatory protein PtsN, which produces MELSSILKPEAVRVLSAASSKKRLFQEIGDVAAANLGLDSQAVVDCLLERESLGPTGVGHGVALPHARLPELDSVSGVFVMLEKPIDFGSVDRQPVDIAFALFAPEEAGVDHLKALALVSRTLRDTSVCTKLRANPDPVKLYAILTEAQSMQAA
- a CDS encoding SAM-dependent methyltransferase — encoded protein: MKLPEPTAPSLFDRNAILHHRARAKDDALFLHRAAIDEVQDRLSMVNRAFTAPAVVTPFPQLWADIFPDAAIVADDDVLSLQPGAHDLIVHAMALHCANDPVGQLIQCKRALKPDGLVLVLCLGGETLHELRAALGQAEIEVTGGLSPRIAPMAELRDLGGLLQRAGLALPVADAVPLTAEYRDIWHLMHDLRDMGETNALAARLKCPTRRRVFEAAQRVYSDHFSTGTGRLTATFELICLTGWSPDDSQPKPLRPGSAQMRLADALRTKEGKLPD
- a CDS encoding L,D-transpeptidase — its product is MVKKRIQTSTRRGFLAGATATLATPALAQYIPGDPLRPAPEPEPSVRRNVSGFRALDWQPYFSNTRNGAILVDTVSRALHYWSDDQSIYKLYPSSVPLTEELTRRGRTSVIRKVEGPSWSPTPSMKKRNPEWPDYIPPGPDNPLGTHALYLSWKYYRIHGTHDTRKIGRRSSNGCIGLFNEDIAELFSMAKVGTQVLLI
- the hpf gene encoding ribosome hibernation-promoting factor, HPF/YfiA family; protein product: MRYQISGKQIDIGAALQTHVQTELGEVVGKYAQRPTDANVVFSRSAHEYVCETTVHLSTGLTAQAKAHATEIYAAFEACCDKMETQLRRYKRRLKDHHKDRSEPVELFGASSYILASDESDAADEPESLQPMIVAEMETKIPSLSVGEAVMQMELAGAPVLVFRNENKDGLNVVYRREDGNIGWIDP
- a CDS encoding double zinc ribbon domain-containing protein translates to MGSGSFIGRKYRIAQRIQTALALIYPPRCMGCGELTESDFGLCGACWRDTPFIGGTVCESCGVPVIGSADRFRTECDDCLKTPPRWNAGRAALMYDGKARSLVLALKHGDRTELARPAARWMAQAGRELLRPGMVIAPVPLHWSRLLKRRYNQSALLARNLGRETGLDCVPDLLVRKRRTPVMDGKTARERGEALAGAIDVHPRRALHLKGRDVLLVDDVMTSGATLAACTRACQAAGANHIFVLALARVAKDA
- the grxC gene encoding glutaredoxin 3 translates to MKPVEIYTSPLCGFCHAAKRLLKQKGVEFKEVDILMHPKRKPEMIQRAGGKRTVPQIFIGTQHVGGCDDLYELERQGKLDRLLAA
- the lptC gene encoding LPS export ABC transporter periplasmic protein LptC is translated as MVQFLKVLLPLAAILMLSTVFLLSRSIETNVSVPFAEKDIDERLAQQVVTQPKYRGTTRKGEDVQIEAIQAKQGGEDETPTASEFRGRLGLLSGGTIFLDSNSGLIRPDEGTATFVGDVVITTADGLQVTTDLLNTSLDEIRGDTPGRVNGTGPIGNFSAGRMTFGTEKKDGPVHIVFTDGVKLVYEPEKAER
- the hemH gene encoding ferrochelatase; translated protein: MFDATRPAHAPADHPKVKMGRVGILLANLGTPDNYTYWPMRRYLNEFLSDQRVIDYPKWKWQPILQGIILSKRPFSSGEAYKSIWNHEKGESPLMTITKDQTAKLRDAMQDRYGDQVMVDFCMRYGNPSTKSKVREMVAAGCDRILFFPLYPQYAGATTATANDQFFRALMDEAWQPATRTVPAYFDQPAYIDALAQSVERAYAAAETKPDILVCSYHGMPERYLQQGDPYHCQCAKTTRLLKERLGWSDDQLVSTFQSRFGPEEWLKPYTVDHVADLAKQGKKNIAVIAPAFSADCIETLEEINEEIKESFEEAGGETFTYIPCLNDDAAHIAALGTVIEENLRGWLD
- a CDS encoding LptA/OstA family protein, with product MFDFRFVPLCLALFAGAVTATAQEAQVAFGSANADPSLPVEVTSEILNVNQEDGSAEFLGNVVVIQGEMRLTAERVLVIYNEERSAIERMEATENVVLVSPPDAAEGDWAEYTIDSGVIVMKGNVLLTQGPSIISGDQMNANLTTGTATMTGRVKTILQQGNN
- a CDS encoding CAP domain-containing protein; the encoded protein is MTRIVSLLLICFVALAACTDTGTTTIGADGRPLPTVYKIRGNPEKLQFRMVDSVNALRQAQGLQPVQLNSQLNAAAATHSKDMARQNRPWHFGSDGSSPIDRAARVGYFGTFLGEAISETYETETETLAAWMQEPGPRAVIMDPKATQMGFAWHQEKGGKIWWTLEMGTGG